ATGGAAGCCAAATTGGAAATCCTTTACCTGAACGAATAATTTTTCAACTCTGTTTCTGAGGGCATGGATTTGTTTGATTTGGTAATCAACTGGCGTCCGCGCCTGAGCCTGAGGTATGGGACAGAATCCTTGGAATAAATCGCAAGAAGTATATCCAAATAGAATAAGAATGAAGAGCAGGAGACAGCAATCCCAAGGTGCAGCTGCCCGAGAGATCATCAAGAACTTGTCCGACTGGTTCCCTGAAAAGCCCAATTGTTCTCTCCCATTTGCGGAGTACATCAACCACTCCTAGACAACCGTTCAATGTTTGATCAGAAACAAGAACACCGCCAAGGTCGTTGGCCAAGTTATCTGATACAGCTTCAGTTATGCTGACGAGAAATCCGATGTTACTGACAACGTTGTCTGCATCACTGCACCGTCGAAGGTGAATAAGAAAGGTTGCCAGCAGCCTCCGAGTTTCAAGTTGATCAATGATATGGTCGGGGTTTAAGGCAGTTGGACGGCCAAGGCCATGTCCCCTTGCTCCATACCTCCAACCACGGAGCTTCTTCATGGCAGAATCAAGGCGACGACATATGGAACTCCAACTCGAAGTGGAAGCCATCAATCTCCACTAAACTCTCtagctacaacatcacagaaatAATCAGGAATTGATACAACGGAGAGTTAGTAGTATTCTTTGAAGTTCGAAAAAATGTCTAGTGACTTGTTACAATTCCTTCCGTGTAGGGGTCTTCCGCAGCCAAAATCATATAGTAAATTATACTATAACATGGTATCATTTTCTACTCGATAGGAAGCTGTCAAGAAAGTAAGGATATGATAGGCCTTGTCAAACAACTGACCATAAATGGTTCCACATTGATTTACTAATGATTAATTATTTGATGATGAGGATTAGACAATTAAGATTTCTCTTTCCGACAATCTCACAACGGAACAGACACAAGGAGTAGCATGTGTTGACAATAGCTTATGGAGAGTATAAGGAATTAATATGTGCTAAATAACATCTTCATTAAAATTAGAGGCAATAAACATGAATGTAGAATTTCTTCGGGTGCAAGCcttcatttggccaaaaaaatgtGATAGTTGAGGGGAATGTTGGCTTGAATCGTATAGAATAATGCCCCCATTAACCCAAGATAAAATGGGTTCAATGGTATAAATTAAAGTAAAATTTGACTAGACAAAAAGTGCACGAGGGATGAAATCGTACACAAATTTTAATCAAGGGGGCGAACTGTAAATAACCTTATTGGTTTTGTTTCACGTTCCTCTAGAAGCTTCATCCCCAGTTTTCTGTTCCTATAAAATGCTAAAAGCAATCTGTTTTTCGCTATAGCCACACTCCTGAAGAAGTAGCTTCCTCTGCGCTCTGAATAGAGGTGCCGTCGCTCCTTCTTCTATTCTGCATTCCGAGTCGAGTTGTTTATTATGTTTTTGCATTCGTCTGGCCGTACTTTGTCCTTAACTACTATTTTCTCCATTGGGTTCTCTTTATTAATCTCCAAAGCGGttattattagtttttttccccctttgaaTTCCAGTGATTAGTTCATGAAAATCAACTGCTTTTGCAGAATTAAATTATGGGTTTTCTTTACCATGAACAGTATCCTGTGAGTGTTAGAAAACTACACCCTTTGATGATATAAAATGTTGTTTTTGGTTGCTAATTTTGGTGGAGTTTCTATCTTGTACGAATACAAAAAGGATTTAAGCTTTCAAAATGTAAAAGAATTTGcaattttgaatttctttggCTTTCCCTGAGTATGACGTGCAGTTCAGGCATTGAGGGATCAAGTGCTCTACTCTGGCTTGTTTGAAAAAAAGTGGATGTCTTTTATTGCACACAAGTGGTTTCCAACAAACAAAAATCTAACCTTTTGCGTCAATTTATTTTGCAGTTAACAAATTAAGAATTGATTTAAGTTGACAAGCGATACTTGTGTTATATGTTCATTGGTGAGTAATTGTTATTTTGTGTTTAAAGATCAGATTTTTATGAGTTTCTGCTTTGCTCTGTTTTCTTAAGCTTGTCAGGTGACTAGCTTTTGTCCAATTGCCGACAAGAATGTCAAAGCTATTCGGAGGAAAAGATCCATTTGATGACCCCTTTTTCTCTGAGCCATTTGGTGGCTTCTTTGGTGAGAAGAATCCATTTGCTGACCCGTTTTTCGCTAGCCCCTTTGGTTATCCTCCTGCTTCGCGGAAGCAAATTAGTATTGAGGAAATAAAtcctgatgatgatgatgatggtgcAAACATTTCAAATGCTGGCAAAGAACTGAGCGTTAGGAATCCAAATTATCATGCGAATGGTAAAACATTAATTAGCATGTCTCAGTTATTCCGCCTGTTTTGTTGTTCAAGTGTTGACTGCATTTCCTTGTTTGTGAAATTGGTGTGCCGTACTTAATAGGTAGTGGAAGTTCTTTTAGTTATCGAAGGGTTGCATATGGTGATCAGGATGGAATGTACTATACTTGCTCTGAAGGCAGGATGAATGGTGGCGATGGGGTCAGTAATACTTGACTGGATatgtctaattttttttttcttttttgatggTCATTGTCATCCTTCTTATGATGTCTTTGGTGGTGTTGTAGGTGTTTCTTGCAGAAATGAAGGAAGAGGACAAGATAGTTGGTGAATCACTACACACAATTTCAAAGGGAATCCATGATAAGGTATGGTCATTGTAGTCTTATATCTGCTTCTTAGAATGAGATGACGTGAATCCATTAAATCATAATGGGCAATTCCTAATAAGAGTTCAGCAACGGTTCCTGGCTATTTTCAGAGTTCAAGTTTACCATAACAAATTCTTTCTTATTAAATGTGCAAAAATTTCTCTAATACTAGTATCTGAATGTCTAGCAATGTACCATTATCTTTAGCAATGTGTCTCTTTTAAGTGTATGTTATATGCCAATGAATGGCAGGTGTCTTAAATGTGTCTGCATTATTTAATTCTGCTTGTGCAGGGTCATTCGGTCACAAAAAAGAACAGTTCAGATGGTAGAGCGGATTCATTGCAGACTTTACATAACTTGCATGAAGGTTTGTTTCCTCTCCAAGGGCTTGTTATCTTAAACTTCTTCATTGCCCTCAAATTATTTTGctgcttttaatttttttcccctttcatcAGGTGAGCTTAAAGGTTttgaagaaaattggaaaaataatGCTGACAAGCATTTACCAGGATGGAGCAGTGGGTTCAATAAGCTTGAGAATTCAGGTAAGTTATTGCTTGTCTACTTGAGTTTGTTCTGTTTGTTGTAGCTTTAACATATCACAATGCAATCATCTTGGTTAAAGCTGGTCATTGTCATATCTTGTGATATCAGATGATCTCATAAACTTTGGTAATTTCTAGATATTCAATTATGCACATGGAAATCTGGAAGTGCTTAATTGTAAATTTCATTTCTTGCTTTCATGATTTTCTCATCCGTTCCATTGTTCATTTGGTTTTTATCTTTGATTACTAAGTTTATGAGATTTCTGTATCATTTCATTCACTCCTCTGTCAATTGAGTTTACTTCTAGAGTGTTTGTCTTAGTTCATACTTTTATGttgcacttgattttttttttccctcaagcACTTGTATGTTCCAAAGATGTCCATTTATTTGGCCGATGACTGTGACTCATTCCATGCTTTGAGGCAATCAAATTTTGGGAGGTTCATTGATCCAAAGATGTTCAGTGTGATTGGTACTGTTCATTGCATGAATAGGCTGAAATTTCCTGTTTAATGAATGCAGGAGCTAACTTGATTGGATGGGATGGATTTCCAACATGGAGCGGCTGGGGTGGTTGGGCTCCTCCATCTATAGAGTACTTTGGAGACGCTGGAGCAGCAGAACCAGAtggagaagggaggaggaaaAAGGTTGTGCGAGTGAATGTAGAGTAGGGCGTAATGTTCTGGGAACATTAGTTTAGTACTTTATATTAATCAATGCTTAATGTGTGCTCTGGCTTGAATTTGGCACCTTAATGCTTGTTTTCAGTGTCTTCCACATTGTGAACTTCTGGATGTCGTCAAATAACTAGTACAAACATGGTTTTTGTCTGGTTGGTTGGGATGAATTTAGGCTCGTCCTTTTCGGGGAAAGGGGCAGAATGGTGTAATATCTTGTGAAGAGGTTGTAACTCATGTTAAGCTATTTGTGTAATTTCGTAATAAAGAAATAATTATCATGTATGGGGCTCATGTGAACCATAAATAAATATTACATTGCTAAAGTGCTGTTATTGCCAGTGTTGTTAGATCCGGACCGAAACGACCGGTTCAACCGTGAATCAACTTTCTTTTCGAGTTGGTTGTCAAAAATTAGTGAAAATCATCAAAAAGTGCCTAAATCAGTGATCCGATTCGATTGGTTGATTTGgttttcaaacttttctttcttgtttctcCTAAACATAATTTGAGTTACTTAAATTGTAACACTTTCATTTACTAATATGACTATGGAAATGTCATCCACTTAgtgtaaatatcaaaattacTCACTTTCCTGAATAATTTCTAAGGTGGTGTTTGGTAAAAGGGTTTCGGAATGGAGAATTAGAATAAATTTCATAATTGCTGTTTGGATTATTATTATCGGAATTGGAATTTTAAAATCATATCTAAAAATTTAGAGTTTCCCAATTCCCTAGTAATCCAAAGGGTTTTGGATAAAATCCAAGTTTGATTCCTATCTAATGTATTGAAAACTAAGGATGACAATTGGGGCACCCGTCTCGCGGGGGCTAATGGGCAAGGGCAATTTTTTTCCTTATCTAGAAATGGTCCCTCTCCGCCacccattaaaaaaaattaataaataactaCATACATATATGATTATATATactatatattataattataatatttaattataaaaataaatattattataatattagtataattatataatagatttataattattatatacacatatgtATACtcaatataattataattatataatatatattatactaatatatatctataaatatattataatattataaatatatatttataatatatataataatatatttatactatttataaatatatattatatgtgtatataattataatatatatgtgtatataataatatataataattattattattataattatagtATATGTGTatttaataatattttataattatatttaatatcTAATAtgtattttaattatataatatatagcataattattatttatatattatataattataattatatatatttatgttataatattagtataattatatttaattatataatatttaatttaattagttataaatttataataatgatattattagttatatgtattacataatgtatataagtatatataatataattgatattatcaattatattattaattatacatgtttactaacaaaaattgttaattagttatactaaatttactaatatatttatactaataCAATTAATTAGCAGAAATTTCTTATATCCCATTTTGAAAGAGTCAATGAACCAAACATCAATTACAGTAATGATATACATTTTTGTTACTAAACCAAACAGATGTATTGGAATGACTGACTCCATTCTAAATCCAGGATGAATGATTCAAAATCTGAATTTGATTCCAAGGAATGAACCAAACACCACCTAAATCAAGATGTTTCATCCCTATTATCTTATCAATCTAGCATTAGTGATTCTAACTTgcattaaattattttaatttagtttttcaagtaattttgaaaaatggacatattttagtcatgaatttacatttttatatataattattaagtgtatatttgattacaagtctaatatttttgtaaCATTTTGTATGATTGGCTGAATATAACCAAAaacttaatttcaatatttctgaaacttataaaatataaaataattatgacaTCATGCTAATATCAGCGAGTTTTTTAGAATGGTCCGACCGATCTGATCAGTTGACGCTGATCCAGCAGTTTAGCCGAGTGGCTACCCGATCCgaatttaacaaaattggtTATTGTTGTTCTGAGATTGTACAATTAGCAGCGAGTTAAAACTTGTTCAAATGTCGTTACCTTAATTAGAAACGGAGTACCTGCCccttttctgttcttttttttttctttgaacagTTGTTTGTTTATGCTTCTGTGTGTGTACATATCTGATGTTTGAAAATTACTTGTCCAGGCTTAAATCTTCTTATATATGTCAAGTATTTTTGTCCCAATTCCCTATTAGGAAGATAAACAGCAATTCTATGCCGCAAAAGTACTTGGGATAAGTTATAGGTGTTAAAACGGGTGATTCGGGTGGATTTTGGCAGATCATAATTGAATAATGAATATATTACCgtttttggggaaaaaaataattagatAGTGGGTATAATTGAGTTAActcatttataaataaatgaatcaattcatttatatccatttGTGAATAATGGGTATGgtatatttaattaattaattatttgaaattttatttttgctttttaaatttttcatatGTTGTGAGACAAGAAATAAGGACATTTTATTGTGATTAAATTAGtatgaaatttaaatttatccTCCTAATACTCACGAAAAATAAAACTGAATTTGAATgtgtaattatttttaaatggaTAATCGGGTCGCGTCATTCACTCCTCCTCTGTCCTTAGAATTTGCATCTCGAATGCTCGAATGCATGCATTATTGGCATTGGGTCACGCCTAACCTACCAGCAAAATATGGATGCTTCTTGGCCGCAGAAATGGTATAAAAGTTCGAAGCCGCAATTGATTTTTTATCGAGTTTATGCCCTGGATATTTGGTTGGATACTGGATGTTTGTCTTCAGTAAT
This portion of the Coffea arabica cultivar ET-39 chromosome 2e, Coffea Arabica ET-39 HiFi, whole genome shotgun sequence genome encodes:
- the LOC113731811 gene encoding uncharacterized protein; amino-acid sequence: MSKLFGGKDPFDDPFFSEPFGGFFGEKNPFADPFFASPFGYPPASRKQISIEEINPDDDDDGANISNAGKELSVRNPNYHANGSGSSFSYRRVAYGDQDGMYYTCSEGRMNGGDGVFLAEMKEEDKIVGESLHTISKGIHDKGHSVTKKNSSDGRADSLQTLHNLHEGELKGFEENWKNNADKHLPGWSSGFNKLENSGANLIGWDGFPTWSGWGGWAPPSIEYFGDAGAAEPDGEGRRKKVVRVNVE